GGGGGCACTCTCCCAAGCCTCCCCTCAGTCCCCTGGGACACCATCACCCCACTGGGGCTAGTCAAAGAGCACCAATCCTGGGGAAAGTAGTGGCCACCAGGCCTAGTCCCCCTTCCTGGCCGTAGCCTCTGGTCTGAGGGTGGGAGAGCTGGGCCTGGCCAGGAAACTCCTGGGAACTGGGAGTGGGGGTGTGGGGCCAGCTCAGACTGGCCCATTGGAGGAGCAGAGGCCTGGGAGAGGCGTGGGAGAGCCACATAGACAAAGACACAGCCAACGACTGAGAGAGATGCAAGAGAGACGGGGAGAAAGAGAGCCAGACCCTGAGAGACCCGATGAAAGAGacacacactcattcatttatttactcagtcAGCGGTAACTTACGgggcctgggctgtgtccccgctGCGCCACCAACAGGCGTGAACCCCTGCCTCCCGAGGGGCTGACCGTCTGGTGGGGACACCCCCCAGAAACATGTTAAATGAGCAAATCACGTCGTTGGGAGCAATAAGAGTAGGAGagcaagggcgggggggggggggggtgcggggcggggccaggaagGCTTTCGAACCAGATCCTCCTCAtctggggagaaggaggctcccacCAGAACCCTGCCTTCACCTGcgcctccccagctccctccaagccaggtgtgtgtggggggcgggaggggggtaGGATGTGGGGCGGGAGGATGGAAAGTGGCCTGCGCCCCGAGGAGCCACCAGGACCTAACTGCTGGAGGGTGGGCACCCAGGCTGCCGCCGCCCTTCCTGAAGACTTCTAACCTGCGCTGCTGGGGTCTCTCGCCGACGGGGCGTTCTTGGGGTGCAGCCCAGAGGCTCAGCTGGACGGCAGGCGGGGAAATGGGCAGGGACCGGCGTCCGGGGACCGACGGGACCgctctgctgggggaggggggacgggaCGGGAAGAGGCTCAGGCTACGGCCGCCCGGGCTGACAACCTCCTCTTCCCGCGCCTCCCAGTCCTCCCACCGCGACGGAGCGTCCCGGGGCGAGCGGTTCAGGCCCGGAGGGGGGAGCCTAGGGCTCGCCGGTGCCAGTCGCCGCCGGGGCGCGCTCCGGTGCCGCGGCGGGTGGCACAGGCTGGCAGCCATGGGCTGGGTGCCCGGGCCCCAAAGGGAGGGGGCGACGGCTGGCGACCGCCAGAGGTCCGCGTTGCGGGCCCGCCCCCTCGCCTGCCagctccagccccgccccccgagccctGGTGGCTTACTCCGCTCCCCGCTGCGCGACTGCCGGGGACGCACGACCAGGGCGCAGGGGTGAGTGCACCGCACCGGGTCTCCAGGTGCGCGGGGCTCAGCCGTGCCCGCAGTGGGTGGCCCTGATCGCCTCCCCGGTCCCCTTGTTTGGGTCCCCCCCTTGGCCTcggtggggggtgcggggggcggggaagCCGGCGACTCCCGGGCTGGACGCGGGGCCAGGATGGGGTAGGGGCTCCAGGAATTCCCTGGCCTCGCCCTCTCCTGGCTGCGCCACCGTTGCGTTTCGCTACTTCGGTCCTGCTGCCAGGGAATCCCAGGCCAGGCGGGAGATGCAGAGGCTGTGAGCCTCTGCTCGGTGTCCCCATCAGAGCGAGTGTCACCAGTGTCTGCGTGGATTTgatgcctccctccccctgcGTGGCTGAGGCCGTGACTCCCTGGGTCTGTATTTGTGCAAGGTTCCCTGAGCGGAGCCGAGGCGTCTGGGATGCATTTGCTCCTGCCGCGTCCAAATAAATAAGCCCGTGGCCCTTGCTcggcctcggttttctcatctctTAAGTGGGACTCTCAGGACCTTTTCTGACTCGCATAACCATTTCTGAGTAGCCGCACCTATGCAAGAAGAGGAACACCTTTGTGTCCACTTTTTATGTAAGGGACTTCTTTCGAGTCACAACTGGTGTCTGTAAATTGGGATTAAGAGGAGAGCTGTGGAGGGGATGAAAGGGTGAAGTCTCAGGCGGGAAGTATTATTATACCCTAATGACACGTGTGCCTCTCTGCAAACGTCCCTTGGTGCAATTTGGGTCCTGTCTGCTGCCCTCAGGCTCtgcctctgtaaaatgggagaacaGACTTAGCTAtctcacaggttttttttttttttgttttttcttcttttgtggtgGATGAAGGGGTTTGGACAGGAAAAAGCTCTGTGTGCAGCGAGGCATGTAGAATGTGGGgttctgggctccaggctgggtgtgggTGGAGGTTGTGAAATTGTGGCCTGTAGGACTGGGCAAGACCCTTTCTGATTGTGACTTAAGTTAGGTCCCTGTATGTCTCAATGTTGCTCTGTTCATGTGTGACTATTTTCTTGTTTCCCTGATGGGGTGTGACTGTGTATTTTTGCCCTAGTTTGTGACTGTGTGTTCATGTCTTTGTCAGTGTGTCTCTGTCTATTTCTGATTGAATCCAGCCCCGGATATCCCTGATTATGTGTGAATTATTAGTGTCCCTCTCCCATAGGACTCTGTGTCACCACGTCCCCTCGTGATATTATTTGCGTGTCTTTGTGTCGGCCTGTCTCCCCGGCCACCTCGTTTTCATTCCGAGCTCCCTTTGGGCCCCGGGGGGAGTGTGGAGTGGGGGGGTTAGGGCCCCtttccccgaggccccgccccaccGAGCCCGCGCCCCCAGGCCTGACACCGCACCCTACCCCTCCCGCAGCCTTGGGGCAGGAGGCGCATGGAGTCGGGGCTGCTGCGGCCGGCGCCGGTGAGCGAGGTCATCGTCTTGCACTACAACTACACCGGCAAGCTGCGCGGCGCGCGCTACCAGCCCGGCGCGGGGCTGCGTGCGGACGCCGTCGTGTCCCTGGCCGTGTGCGCCCTCATCGTGCTCGAGAACCTGGCGGTGCTGTTCGTGCTTGCGCGCCACCCGCGCTTCCACGCGCCCATGTTCCTGCTCCTGGGCAGCCTTACGCTGTCCGACCTGCTGGCGGGCGCGGCCTACGCGGCCAACATCCTGCTGTCGGGGCCTCTCACGCTGCGCCTGTCGCCCGCGCTCTGGTTCGCCCGCGAAGGTGGCGTCTTCGTGGCGCTCGCCGCGTCCGTGCTGAGCCTCCTGGCCATCGCGCTGGAGCGCCGCCTCACCATGGCCCGCCGCGGACCCGCGCCCGCCTCCCGTCGGGGACGCACGCTGGCACTGGCGGGGGCCGCCTGGGGCGTGTCGCTGTTCCTCGGACTCCTGCCGGCGCTCGGCTGGAATTGTCTGGGCCGCCTGGACTCCTGCTCCACGGTCCTGCCGCTCTACGCCAAGGCCTACGTGCTCTTCTGCGTGCTCGCCTTCCTCGGCATCCTGGCCACCATCTGTGCGCTCTACGGGCGCATCTACTGCCAGGTGCGCGCCAACGCGCGGCGCCTGCGGGAGCGCCCCGGGGCCTCCGGGGGCGCCTCCACCcgggcccgccgcccgccgcgctcgCTGGCGCTGTTGCGCACGCTCAGCTTGGTGCTGCTGGCCTTTCTCATGTGTTGGGgccccctcttcctgctgctcttgTTCGACGTGGCGTGCCCGGCGCGCGCCTGCCCCGTGCTCTTGCAGGCCGACCCCTTCCTGGGCCTGGCCATGGCCAACTCGCTTCTGAACCCCATCATTTACACGTTCACCAACCGCGACCTGCGCCACGCTCTCGTGCGCCTCCTCTGTTGCGGCCGCCGCCCCTGCACCAGAGAGCAGGACGCCTCCCAGGGGTCCGGGAGCCCCGCGGGGGCTTCGGAAGGCCTCAACCGCTGGCTGCCCCCTGGCTTGGACGGCAGCTGCCGCCACTTGGGGCGCTTGTCCCCCCAGCCGGACGGGCTGGACACCAGCGGCTCCACCGGCGGCCCTGGTGCGCCCACAGCCTCCTGGACCCTGGTACACGCACCGGCTGCAGACTGACGCCCTTTGGCCTGCCATCGCCCTCCCTAAGTGCTGTTTTTGcagactttctctttttaaataaaggaatttgTAGGAAAAGCTGCTGAAGATGGTGGCGGCAGAAGATGGGAAACCTCACAGCAGTGAATGAGACAACGCAGCCCTTGTGGAATCGACATTTTGATGGGGGACACAGGCAACAGCAGAGTGAAGAAATCACGGAGATAATTCTGGCTACAATACAGTGATGCGATGGTGGTCAGGGGCGGCTTCTCTGCCAAAGAGGTGATATACGATGTAAGCTGAGACATCATTGCCCTGGGAACACTTGAAAGAAGAGTTTTTCAGGGTGAGGGAACAgcagtgcaaaggtcctgaggttgGAACATGCCTGTGTGTTctctgaaaacagagaaaagcagcCCTTCTGGCTGGAGCAGTAATAGAGGAGAGTGGtgggaggaaacagaggcaggaAATAGATGATGCAGAAGGGACAGAGCCTTGTGGGGCTCATGGAGGACTTTGCTTCTACTCTTGGTCAAGTGGGAGGCAGAGGATGGACTTGATTTGCTTGAAATGTTCACAGATCTCTGGAAGGATGAAGGTAGAAGCTAGAACAAGGTGAAAGTGCCTGCACTGGCCCAGGGGAGCAATGATGGGGACTCAGACTATGTGGATTCTGAATAGATTTTGGAGACAGCAGACAGAATTACTGAGGAATTGAGTGGAGATGggacaaaaagaaaggaatcaaggaCAGCTCCCCAGCTGAGAGGAGACAAGGCCAAAGATGGGGCCCCCTAAACTGAAATTTGACTGTGGGAGAGACTTAGCCGATTCCTCTCTGAaacaagatttgaaaaaaaaaaaaaaaaaaaaaaagatttgagtgtGACGTcagatctttcaaaaaaattaaaataataaaataataagaataactATAGCTAATCGTGTCTGGCTGGTCATCCCACGGTGCTCGGTCTAggacacaccttttttttttttttaagattttatttatttattcatagagacacacagagggagaggcagagacacagcagagggagaagcaggctccatgccgggagcccgatgtgggactcgatcctgagtttccaggatcacacctcaggctgcaggcggcgctaaaccgctgcaccacgggggctgccctaggACACACCTTTTTTCTTACCCTGACTGCAACTTTGCAAGGTAGGTTTCCTCACCCcgatttgacagatgaggaaactgcaaGCAGTGAGTACCTGGCCGGTGTCTGAGCCAGGACAGTAGCCCAGACTGTCAGGCTCCCAGGCCCTAAGAAGGCGCAGGTCTAGCGTGTGGCTCCTCCGGAGGGGTGTGGCACGGCCTGACACTCCCTCCCTCCGCGGTCTGCATTCTTCTCCGGGGGGCGATACCAGGACCCCGTCTGTGTCCATGAAAGGCTCCAGGGACGCTGGCTGTGGGGACCCGCTGTCCCTAGACGCATTCCGGACCCCAGGGCCGCACCGCCCTGCTTGGGGAGGCAGAGGGCTTGGGGCTCAGACTACCGCGCGCCCCTTGCTGGGAGACCCGTGCAACTGCAGGCAGTGCTAGGACAGCAGTGTGTTTTGGGGACCACGGACCCAGTCTGGGGGCCTGAGCATCTGCCCGCCAAGCTCAGGTAGTCCCTGCAGGCCACAGGCACGGGAAACCAACCTATTTTCTGGAATACAAACACACTGAAACCCGGGAACTCCCAGGACGGGACAGAGTTTCCCCTGGGCCTGGCGCCCCTAACCCCAGGCTCTTTTATTTTCCAGGGAACCTGAAGCTCACtcctttgtttgcttgtttgataGTATGACGGTAGGGGATTTATTCCCTTGTTCACATTTTACAAATTTCGAAAAGCACCAGTTCCCCCTTTTGGATGTGATCACTGTTGGGATTCCTTGGAAACTTCCAGAGCTGTTCTGTGGATAAATGAACTGGCACATAAATACTTCTCTCATTTTATACAACTTCAGCACTGCTTTGCGTCTTGCTTTTCACTTAATAGTGTATCTTGGGAATTGTACACCCacagattttttacttattgtcTTAAGTTGGCTCAGGCTGCCATTAAAAAACACCATTACCTGTGCAGtatgtttgtttgtctgttttaagatttggtttttatttagtcatgagagacacacagagagaggcaagacataagcagagggagtagcaggctcctcgcagggagccctatgcgggacccAATtgccagaccctgggatcatgacctgatgttcaaccattgagccacccaggcgaccctacCTGTGCAGGataagcagaaatttatttctcacagtactAGAggctggattccttttttttttttttttttttaagaggctgGATTCCAACCAAGATGAGGGAGCCAGCATTATCTGGTGCTGGTGAAGACTTCAGATggctaccttcttgctgtgtcttcaggGTAGAGAAACCAAAAAGTTCTCtcgtgtctcttcttataagggcccTAATCCAGTCATGGTGCCTCGCCTTTAATGGCCTCATCCTCCcaaagccccatctccaaataccatcgtATTGGGAGTTAGGGATTGAACATATGATACCACTTGTCAGGAAGGTGgtgacacaattcaatccatagcacttaaatttttttttttttcaaatcaagacAAACATTCACACTGAAAAtgttataatccctttcactggcTGCATAATATTCACAGCTGGATGTGCCACAAAGTATTACACCAGGATCCTATGGAGGGTCACATGGGTTGAgtccaatccttttttttttttttttttaagtttttaattatttattcatgagagacagagagagaggcagagacatagacagagggagtagcaggctcctcgcagggagccctatgcgggacccaatccccagaccctgggatcatgacctgagcagaagtcatgCTCAAcggttgagccagccaggcgcggGGGGTCCAATCCTTTGCCTTTATTCACAGTACTGCAATAACATCCGTGTACATACATCCTCCTGCACGTGTGCAAGTATACCTGGGATAAATCTATATAAGTGGCATCACCGGATCACAGGGCCTATAGGCTTGATTTTGAGATGAGAGATTACCTTCCGACACCGTGTAGGAAAGTGCTGACTTTCTGCCTCGCCTGGGCCACTGTGCATATGCTGGCTGGGCTATGGCGCCCCTTCTGGAGAAGTCCGGAACTGCAGCTCACGCAACAACACCTCCCCGCGCCCCCACCATCCTCTGGCTTGGATTTAATCCTAGACTGAGCAGGGATGTTGAATCTTTAAAATTCACTCCTAAGGCTGGTAAAATCTTTTCTTAGACCAACATCTTTTTAGCCTGGCATTTCCTTCGATTATTCACCTAGTTTTCATTTAgatggactctttttttttttctttttaaaaagatttaatatagAATATCTTTAGGAAACAAACTTCCCAAGTGCAGTTGAAATTTGGGTCAGCTTATCATCTAGCTTTTTAGGAATGAATGTATATCACATATGGCATTCCAATGaggtacttgttttttttttaatttttggattcttttaagatttatttattcatgagagaagcacagagaggtagagacataggcagagggagaagcaggccccctgcggggagccggatgtgggactcgatcccaggactggggatcaggacccgagccaaaggcagatgctcaaccactgagccacccaggtacccaaatTTTTGAATTCTTATGAAGTCATTTCATCAGAAAACTGAAAGCATCGTATCCTTGATTATGTCTCTTCAAAGATAcagtctttctaaaaaaaaattttaggggcaactgggtggctcagttagttaagcttcaaactcttgatttcagctcaggtcatgatctcagggtcatgagatcgagccctgcattagcctcctcactgagcatggagcctgcttaagattctctctctctccctctgaccccctccccttcttctgctcagtctctctaaaaaaaatttaattctattttgggggatgcctgtgtggctcagcagcttagtgcctgccttcagcccagggcgttaccctggagtccctggatttagtcctgcgttgggctccctgaatggggcctgcttctccctctgcctgtgtctctgcctctctctgtgtctttgtgtctctcatgaataaataaataaataaataaataaataaataaaatctttttaaaaattctattttgattccagtgtagttaagatagaatgtcatattagtttcaggtgtccaatatagtgattaaataattttgtacattattcagtgttcattgtgataaatgtactcttaatctccttcacctattctacccatcccccatccacctcctcttTGGTAACCActactttgttctctatagttaagagtctattttggGTTATCTCTCGctatctctcctcctcctcctctctctctctctctctctctcttttagaggagggagagtagagggagagaatcttaagcaggatcttcatcgggacacctgggtgggcctcagcggttgagcatctgcctttggcccagggtgtgatcccggaatcctgggaccgagtcccgcatcgggctccctgcatgaagcctgcttctccctctgcctgcatctctgcctctctctctgtgagtctctcatgaataaataagtaaataatctttttaaaaaagcaccatcttcatccagcatggagcccattgtggggctcatcTCACaattctaagatcatgacctgaaccgaaatcaaagtcaaagcttaaccaactgaaccacctaggtgggCACCCcatcctttgtttcttaaattccacatatgagtgaaatcatatggtattcatctttctctgactggcttattttgcttagcattatactctctagctccattcatgtttttgcaaatggcaagatttcattcttttttatgaataatataaatatatacatcttctttatttgttcatctatggatagacacttaggctgcttccatagtttggcttaGATGGGctcttgttaaaataaatacatttaaaaattaactttatatcATAATCAGCATGAATGGCAAATCAGTATCCCTTGCAGTGAAAAATAacaattagggcagccctggtggctcagcggtttagcgccgccttcagcccagggtgtgatcctggagacccaggatccagtcccacatcaggcttcctgcatggagcctgcttctccctcctcctgtgtctctgcctctctctctctctctctctctctgtctctcatgaataaataataaataaaatcttaaaagaaaaataacaattgttCATATCCACTGGGCACTAGCATTCCCATTTCACCCTTATGATCACCTTGCAGGTAGGTTttacagggaggaaattgaagcgtGAACAGGTTGAGGTAGGGACCTATCCCTTCGGAGCTGGACAGTGGCGGAGCCGGGCTTCAAACCCCTGCAGGCGAACTTCACACACCTCTAGACCGGaagtaactaaaaaataaagataaggaggggcgcctgggtggctcagttggttaagcctctgccttcagccggtcagaatcctggagtcctgggatccagccccgcatagGGCTGCccgctcagcgggaagcctgcttctctgtctccttctgccccttcccactcgTGCGGGAGCttgctctctcactgtctctcaaataaataaaatctaaaaaataaaaataaaaacaaagaaaagccagCTAGGTAAATAAATCTAGCCGGATCCTTCACCACTGGACCCAGAGCTGCGTGGGgttaaagggaaaagagagggtCGGGGAGAGCAGCCACACGCTGAGATGCTGAGATCCGGGGGATGGAAGGGGCCAGCGCAAGTGGGGacggaccccctccccccccgccgccgccctgcTCCCTCGCCGTCGCCCGCTCCGCGCCCAGGGGCGCCGGGCACCTGCGGGAAGGGCGGGGAATCGCGGCTCCCTCCCCGCCGCGCCTCTCCGCCCTCTCCCCGCCTCCTTCCCCGCCGACCCGAAGTCGCCCCCCCACCCGACGTCCAAGACCCCGCAGGCTTTGACGCCCCAGAGCCAAGGTCCCCCCAACGGCGGCCGCGGGCGCCCCACAGCGAAAGTTAGGTGGGAGCCGCCCCCGGCCGGGCCGCGGAGGGTTGCTCTGGGGGTTTCCGGGAAGCTCTGCGCACGGGGGCACCCCTGTGCCCGGAGCCACTGCGGTGCCCCGGGCATCCCCGCCCCGCGGCCGGAGCTACGAGGCTGCGCGGGGGCCGAGGTGAGCGCGCGGCCGGGGGGGCTGCCCATCCACCTCCAGTGCAGGCAGGGAGGCGCCGGGCCTCGAACCCGGGCTGAGGTTCCCGGCGGCTCCGACCACGCGGCCGGGCGCGCCGCAGTGACGGGCCCGAGTGGTCGCCCCGCCGGGGCTGCGCAGCTCCGAGAcccgcggcggcggggggggcggggcggggcggggggcgcggcgcaTCCGtcagccccgccgccgccggaggCCCGGGCCGCGGGGACTCTTATTCTGACACGGCCGGCGCCCGGCTCTGCTTAGTCATGGTGACCTGCGCGCGCTCCGCGCCTCCCCCCGGCGCGCAGCGATGGAGGCGCCCGGGCCTGGGCGACGGAGGCGGAGCTCGAGCGCGGCCATGGCGGGGTGAGTGAGGCGGCCTGCGCCCGGGCTGTGGGTACGGCGGGCCGGGACGGCCCCGGGGGTCGGGGGACGGGGCGCCGCGGGCCCGGGCGCCTTGGGGTTCCCGCGGCCCCGCGGGGGGCCAGGAGGGCGAGGCCCGAGTCCTGGCCTTTTGTTGGACGGCGCGACTCGAGGGCTGGCCCGGGGGCTACGCAAGCCGGCGAGAGGCCCAGGCAGCGCCCCGCGACCGAGGGCCCCGGAGCCCGGCGCGCCGGGGAGCTGGGAGCGCGCCTCGGGGCTGCCAGCGGAAAGGCCGCGGCAGGGTCACTTCCTCCCTTCTCCGGGCCTCGCTGGCGGCTCGGGCAGGGCATGCGCAGTCCCCCCACCGCTCGGTGGGGAAGAGCCCGGTGTCCAAGGGGCACCGTCGGCCGCCTGGCCGGAGACCAAGAGGCTGGGCACGGGCCTCGGGCGGGGAGAGGCGGCGAGCGGCCCTGGGCCCGGTGGAGGAGGGTGCTCCGGCAGGCAGTGAGGCGGGCAGCCGGCCAGCCAGCCACCGCGTCCTGACCCCTGAGCAgtgccaggccccaggcaggaCGTTGGGGAGGCACATGCTAGGGTGGGCGCGACCCTGACCGACccggggctccctgcctcccGAAGCGCGGGGCTGAGAGGCGGAGGCGCCCGCCCGCCCTCAACAAGCCAGCGGCCGAGCTCATCGCCGTTTCCGACAAGTGCGGTGGTAGAAGTAAGACAGGGAGGAGAGGACTGCGCTGGGTCCGGGAAAGATAAAGGGAGAACCCGGGGAGCCTCTTGCAGATGCCCCTCTTCTCCCGACAGGACCTTTCAAAACAGCTCGTGCCCTGgccctccagcctcctcagggTTCACGGAAACCTTCCCTTTAGCAGGATTTCTTGTTACACTCCTCCCTGATGCTCCAGCTGGTCTCTCTCGCTCTGCCTCcgagcctttgcacttgctattccctctgcctggaaaacCCCTT
This window of the Canis lupus dingo isolate Sandy chromosome 20, ASM325472v2, whole genome shotgun sequence genome carries:
- the S1PR5 gene encoding sphingosine 1-phosphate receptor 5 — its product is MESGLLRPAPVSEVIVLHYNYTGKLRGARYQPGAGLRADAVVSLAVCALIVLENLAVLFVLARHPRFHAPMFLLLGSLTLSDLLAGAAYAANILLSGPLTLRLSPALWFAREGGVFVALAASVLSLLAIALERRLTMARRGPAPASRRGRTLALAGAAWGVSLFLGLLPALGWNCLGRLDSCSTVLPLYAKAYVLFCVLAFLGILATICALYGRIYCQVRANARRLRERPGASGGASTRARRPPRSLALLRTLSLVLLAFLMCWGPLFLLLLFDVACPARACPVLLQADPFLGLAMANSLLNPIIYTFTNRDLRHALVRLLCCGRRPCTREQDASQGSGSPAGASEGLNRWLPPGLDGSCRHLGRLSPQPDGLDTSGSTGGPGAPTASWTLVHAPAAD